The nucleotide sequence GCTTCGGGTTCGCCCGCCTCCAAGGCTCCGTGTCGAGCGCGCTTCCGGCCGCCGAGGGCCTCGCCGCACGGGTCAGCTTCGCTGCGCAGGACGATCCGACCTTCCGCAACTTCGGAGACGGGCGCACCAACACCCGATACTTCGTGGCGCCGGCCTTCACCTGGACGCCCGCGCCCGACACCCGCGTCGAGTTCCTGGCCGAGGTCACGCGGCAGGATTCGCAGTACGACGAGGGCCTGATCGCCCGGAACGGGCGCGTGCCGCGGGACGACGTCGCCCGCTATTACGGCACCCCGAATTCCCGCTTCAACGGCGAATCGAACTTCGTCACGCTCAGGGCCGAGCACGACCTCAACGCGGCCGTCACCCTGCGGCAGGTCGTCAACGTCCAGTCCGGCGGCTTCGACGCCTTCGCGGTCCGCTCCACCGGCCTAAACGCCGCCGGCACCCAGATCACGCGCCGGAGCACGGCCACCGACACCACCTTCGCGGCGATCGACACGCAGTCCGAGCTGGTGGCGAAGTTCGACGTGCTGGGCCTGCGCAACACGGTGCTGGCCGGGTTCGAGTACACCAACGGCTTCCGCAAGGCGTACTCGGTGCAGTCGACCTTCAGCGGCACGAGCTTCTTCGACCCGGTGCCGCGGGGCACCTACGGCCCGTTCACCTTCCAGAACGCCATCCAGCAGCGGACCGCCCTGTACGGCTTCTACCTGCAGGACCAGATCGATCTCGGCGCCGGCCTGCAGCTCCTCGTCGGGGCGCGGGCGGATTTCGGCAGCCAGTTCTACATCAGCCGGGCGAGCGCCACGCAAGCGACGCCGCCGGACCAGGAGCTGTTCGGGATCTCGCCACGGGTCGGCCTCGTCTACCGGCCGGTCGAGCCCCTGACGCTCTACGCGAGCTACACGACCTCGTTCAAGCCGCAGACGGACAACGTGCTCGGCGCCACGAACCCGCCGCCCGAGACCGGGGTACAGTACGAGGTCGGCGCCCGCTACGACCTGATCCCCTCGACCCTCACCGTGAGCGCCGCCGCCTTCCGGATCGACCGCCAGAACGTCTCGGCGGCCGATCCCGTCAACACCGGCTTCTCGGTGATCACCGGCGCGCAGCGCGCGGAGGGCGTCGAGCTCGATATCGCGGGCGAGATCCTGCCGGGCTGGAAGATCATCGGCGGCCTCGGCTTCCTCGACACCCGGATCACGCGGGACACCACCTTCGCGATCGGCAACCGGCTGATCGGCGCCCCGGAATTCAGCGCCAGCATCTGGTCGACCTACCAGATCCAGGACGGCCCCTGGCGCGGCCTCGGCGTCGGCGCGGGCGTCACCCACGTGGGCAACCGTTTCGGCGACCTCAACAACAGCTTCACGGTGGGCGCCTACACGCGCCTCGACGCGGCGTTGTTCTACGATTTCGAGCGCTACCGCTTCGCGATCAACGCCCGGAACCTCACGGACGCGCGCTACGTCGAGCAGCCGTTCAACCAATTCAACAACCTGCCGGGCGCGCCGCTCACCGTGCTGGCGACGATCACCGCCCGGATGTGAGGGACTCCGCCCATCCCTTCTCGGGCCGGGCCTCCCGCCGGCTCGCCCGTTGACAGCCGCCCCCGCCAGCGGGCACCCCGCCGGCCTCGGGCGCGCCCGGGACGTATCGACAACGCGGGCAGCCAACCCGGGCATGAGCCGGTTCACCTTCATCCACGCCGCCGACCTGCATCTCGGCAGCCCGCTCAGCGGTCTCGCTGCGCGCGATCCCGAGATCGCCCGGCGCCTCGCCGCGGCCGGGCGGCAGGCCTTCGAGGACCTTGTCTCGCAGGTGATCGCGCGGGAGGCGGCCTTCCTGGTGATCGCGGGCGACGTCTACGACGGCGACTGGGCCGACAACACGATCGGGCTGTTCTTCGCCCGCCAGGTCGCCCGCCTCGACCGGGCCGGCATCCCGGTCTTCCTCGTGCGCGGCAACCACGACGCCGAGAGCGTGATCACCCGGGCGATCAGCCTGCCTCCGTCCGTCCACACCTTTCCGCCGACCCGCGCCGACACGGCCCGGCTCGACCACCTGAAGGTCGCGATCCACGGCCGCTCCTTCCCGAACCGGGCCGTGCCGGAGAACTACGCCCTCACCTACCCGGCCGCCGTGCCGGGCTGGTTCAACATCGGCTTGCTGCACACCTCCTGCACCGGCCACGCCGCGCACGAGACCTACGCGCCCTGCTCCGTCGCGGATCTGGCGGGCAAGGCCTACGGCTACTGGGCGCTCGGCCACATCCACGAGTATGCGGAACTCGCCCGCGACCCGTGGATCGTCTTCCCCGGCAACCTCCAGGGCCGGAGCATCCGCGAGTGCGGCCCGAAGGGCGCCGTGTCGGTGACGGTCGAGGACGGGCGCGTCGCGGCTCTCGAGCGGATCATCGTCGACCGCGCCCGCTTCCACCGGCTCGCGATCGATCTCGCCGAGGCCGCCGACGAGCGCGAGGCCGTCGCCCGGGTCGAGGCGGCGCTCCGCCCGCTCGCGGCCGAGACGGCCGGGCGCCTCGCCGCTGTGCGGATCCACCTCTCCGGCGAGACGCCGGCCCACGACCGGCTCGCCGCCGACCGCGACGGGCTGGCCGCCGAGATCCAGGCCGCGGCCCACCGGGTGCACGAGGACATCTGGCTGGAGCGCCTGAAGATCGAGACGCGCCGGCCCCGCTCCGCCCTCCCCGCCCCGGCGGGCCTTGCCGCCGCGATCGACCCGGCGGGCCTGCTCGCCGAGATCGACCGCGACCCGGATTTCCGCGCGCGCGCCCGGGCCGCGCTCGCCGAGATCGCCGCGAAGATGCCCGCGACGCTGGCGCCCGAGGAGGCCGACCTCGCCGCCGAACTCGACGCGCTCTGCGCCGAGGCCGAGGCGCTGGTGCTCGGCCGGCTCGGCGGCCGTAGCTGCTGAGGGCTGCCGAGCAATGCGGATCCTCGCCCTCGATCTCGAGCGCTACGGCCCCTTCACCGACCGCACGGTGCGGTTCCGGGAGGATGCGCGGCTGCACGTGGTGCTCGGCGCCAACGAGGCCGGCAAGAGCACGGCGCTCGCGGCCGTCACCGATCTCCTGTTCGGCATCGAGGAGCGCACCCGCTACGCCTTCCGGCACGACATGCCCGCCCTGCGGCTGGGCGCCGAGATCCGGGCGGCGGACGGCCGCACCTTGCGCTTCCGCCGCCGCAAGGGCCGCAAGAACACCCTGGTGGACGCGGCCGATGCGGGGCTCCCCGACGACAGCCTCGCTCCGTATCTCGGTGGGCTGACGCGGGAGGTGTTCTGCCGGGCCTTCGGGCTCGATTCCGCCTCGCTCCGGGCGGGCGCGGCCGAGATGCTCGATGCCGAGGGCGAACTCGGCGCGAGCCTGTTCGCGGCGGCCTCGGGGCTTCGCGGCTACCGGGCGCTCCAGGGCCGGCTGGAGGAGGAGGCCGCCGGCATCTTCATGCCGCGGGCCGCCCGCGACCGCACCTTCTACCAGGCGCTGACCCGCTACGAGGAGGCCCGCAAGGCGATCCGCCAGGGCGAGCTGCGGGCGGGCGACTGGCGCGACCTCAACGAGGAGATCGCGGAGGCCGGCACCCGCCTCGACGCGATCCACGCCGAGCGTCGCCGCATCGCCGGCGAGCAGGCCCGTCTCGCGCGCCTGAAGCGGGTGGCGCCCCTGATCCAGGCGGTCGATGCCGCCGCCGAGGCCGCCGCCCGCGACGAGGCGCCGGACCAGCCGGATCTGTGGACGGATTCCTGGACCGACGCGCTCGGCGCCCGCATCGCCGCGGAGGCTGCCGCCCGGGCCGAGGCGGAGCGCGCGGGCGCCGCGCTGGCGCGGGCCGAGCAGGATCTCGCCGCCCTCCCCCTCGACGAGGGTCTGCTCGCCCGGGCCGAGGCCGTGCTGGAGGCGTTCCGCGGCATCGCCCGGCACGACAAGGACGCCCAGGACCTGCCGCGCATCCGGGCCGAGGCCGACGCGCTCGCCCAGAACCTCGCCCAACTCGCCGCCCGGATCGGCCTGCCCGACGCCGCCGCGCTGAAGCTGCGCCAGCCCTCGGACGCCGCCCGCACCCGCGTCGCCGGGCTGGTGCGCGAGGGCCGGGCGCTCGCCGCCGAGATCGCCCGCCTGACCCGAGACGCGGCCGAGGCCCTGCCCGGGTCGGACGCCGCCGCTGCGCCCGCGATCGACCCCGCCCCCCTGCGGGCGGACCTGCGCGGCCTTGCGGGCCTGCGCGCCGAGGTCGCCCGCCGCGACGAGATCGACGGGACCGTGCGCCGGGAGGCGGGACTGCTCTGGCTCCAGGCCGGCCGGCTCGACCCGCCCGTGGCCGACCTCGCCGCGCTCGCACAGGTGCCGCTCCCCGCGCCCGAGGCCATCGCCCGCCACCGACAGGCCTTCGAGGCACTGGAGCGCCGCCGCGAGCGCGCTGCCGAGCGGCAGGAGACGGCGCGGCAGGCAGCCGCCGGAACGCGCCTGCGGCTGCGCCTGCGCGAGGGCGCCGGCCCCCTGCCCTCGCCCGACGCGCTCGCCCGCCTGCGCGCCGCGCGCGACGCGCTGATCGGGGCGGGCCCCGGCGACGAGGCCGCGCTGCGGCGTTGCCGCGAGGCGGTTGCGGCAGCCGACCGAGCCGCCGACGACCTCGTGCGCGACGCCGCCCGCGCCGCCGAGCAGGCCGCCGACCGGATCCGCCTTGAGGCGGAGACGGAGGAGATGGCGGCGGCCGAGCGGGACCTCGCGGCGATCGCGGCCGCCCGCTCCGAGGCTGAGTCCGCCTGGCAGGCGGCCTGGGCGCCCGCCGGGCTCAGTGCCGCCCCGCCCGCCGAGATGGCGGCCTGGCTCGCCGAGGTCCAGACGCTGCTCGACGCGCTGGCCTCGGTCGAGACGCAGAGCATCGAGCAGCGCCGTCTCGCCGAGCGGGTCGAGGCCGCCCGTCGGCCCCTCGCGGCGCTCGCGGCGCGGGCCGGGCTCGACCTGCTGCCCGGCCTCGATCCCGGCCTGATGCTGGCCCGGATCGAGGAACGCGTCGCCGCTCTCGGCGAGGCCTGGGAGCGTGCCCGCGAGGCGGAAGGGCGTGCCCGCGCCGCCGCCGAGCAGGCTGCCCGCCGCGCCGCCGACCTCGCCGAGGCGCGCGTCCGCGAGACGGTCTGGCGCGAGGCCTGGAATCTCGCCGTCCCGGCGATCGGGCTCGACGGCGCGGCCGGCCCCGACGAGGCCGACAGCGCGCTCGCCGCCTGGGCGGCGGTGCCGGCGGCGCTCGCTGCGCTAGAGCACCAGCAGCGCCGCATCGCGGGCCTGAGCCGCGACATGGAGGCCTACCGGGCGGAGGCCGACACCCTCGTGGCCGCGCTCGGGCCCGACCTCGCCGGGCTTCCCGCCACCGCGGCCATGAAGGCCCTGCACGACCGACTGGGCGCGGCGCAGGAGCGGCGCGCCCGCCGCACCGACCTCGCCAGCCGCTGCCGGGAGGCCGCCGAGGCCCTGGCGGCGGCCGAAGCCGCGCGTGGGGCGGCCGCGAGCGCGCTGGCGGACCATCTCGGTGAGCGATCCGAGGGGCCGGCGGAGGATCCGGCCGCGCTCCACGCCCGCCTCACGGCGCGGCGGGCGCTGCGCCTGGAGCTGGAGAGCCGCCGGGCCGACCTCGCCCGGATCGCGGACGGGGTCGCCGAGGCCGAGCTGCGGGCCGACCTCTCCGGAACCTCGCCCGACGCGATCGAGGCGGCTCTGCGCGGCCTCGCCCTGGAGGAGGAGGCGCTCGACCAGCGCGGCAAGGCGGCCTTCGCCGACCGCGACCGGGCCGAGCGCCGCCGCGCGGATCTCGAGGGCGGCACCGGCGCCGAGCTGGCCTTGGCCCAGCGCAAGGCGGCGGAGGCGGAACTCGCCGGCGAGGCCCGGCGCTGGGCGGTGCTGCGGCTCGCCGGCCTCCTCATCGGCACCGCCATCGGCCGCCAGCGCGCGGGCCAGCAGGACCCGCTTCTCGCCCGCGCCGGCGCCCTGTTCTCGGGGTTGACCGGCGGCGCCTTCGCGGGACTCGCGCAGGATTACGACGCGGGCGACGAGCCGCGCCTCACCGGCCGGCGCGCCTCCGGCGAGCTGGTGCCGGTGGATGGGCTCAGCGAGGGCACGCGCGACCAGCTCTACCTCGCCCTGCGGCTCGCCTATCTGGAGGATTACGCGGGCCGCGCCGAGCCCGCGCCGTTCGTCGGTGACGACCTCTTCCTCACCTTCGACGACGCCCGCACCGCCCACGGCCTGGAGGCGCTGGCGGCGATCGGCGGACAGGTGCAGCCGATCCTGTTCACCCACCACCGCCACGTCGCCGACCTCGCCCGCGCCCGGCTCGGGGCGGCGGTCGACGTGCTGGAGCTGTAACCCTGTCATGGATTCCAAAGGTCGAGACCTTTGGCGGGTGCAGGGCAGAGCCCTGCATTTGAACCCTCCGTCCCGGCTTTGCCGGGGCGGAGGGTTCAATCCCGGGGCTGCGCGCCCCGGACCCCGTCCAAGGGCCTTGGCCCTTGGAGATCCCAGGACCGAAGTTACCCCAGATATCGCGCCTCGATATGCGCCCGGAACGCCGCCGTGCCGAGCGGGCGGCCGGTCGCCTCGGCGAGGATCGTGTCCGTGTCGGCGAGGCTCGCCCGGGCGTGGACCCAGGCCCGCAGCCAGTCCCGCAGGGGCGCGAAATCGCCCCGCGTCAGTCCCGGCAGCAGGTCGGGCGCGGCTGCCTTCGCCGCCGCGAAGAGCTGGGCGGCCGCGAGCGCGCCCAGCGTGTAGGTCGGGAAATAGCCCCAGGCGCCCCCCGGCCAGTGGATGTCCTGCAGGCAGCCGAGCCGGTCGTTCGGGACCGCGAGCCCGAGAAGCGCCCGCACGCCGTCGTTGAAGGCGCCCGGCAGGTCGGCGACCGCGAGGTCGCCCGCGATCAGCGCCGTCTCCAGCTCGTAGCGGAGCAGGATGTGGGCCGGATAGGTCGCCTCGTCGGCATCGACCCGGATGAAGCCCGGCTCGACCCGGGTGGCGAGGCGGTGCAGGTTCTCCGCCTCCCAGGCCGGGCCCGAGCGCCCGAAGGCCTCCCGCAGGAGCGGCGCGAGATAGTCGAAGAAGGCCTCCGAGCGGCAGGCCTGCATCTCGACGATCAGGCTCTGGCTCTCGTGCAGCGTCATGCCGCGCGCCTCGCCCGCGGGCTGGTGGCGCCAGGCCGTCGGCCGGCCCTGCTCGTAGAGGGCGTGGCCGGTCTCGTGCAGGACGCCCATCAGGGCGCGGGCGTAGTCGCCCGCGTCGTACCGGGTGGTGATGCGCACGTCGTCGGTGGCGCCGCCGCAGAACGGGTGGAGGCTGATGTCGAGCCGCCCGCGGGCGAAGTCGAAGCCGAGCGCCTCCATCAGCCGGAGGCCGACCGCGCGCTGCGTCTCGACCGGGAACGGCCCCTCGGGCGGCACGGGCTGGACCCCAGCCGCCTGCCGCTCGCGGATCGCCGCGATCATGCCGGGGAGCCACGCCCGTAGCTCGGCGAAGAGCGGGTCGATCGTCGCCCGGCGCATGCCCGGATCGTAGCCGTCGAGAAGCGCGTCGTAGGGTGCGAGGCCGAGCGCCGCGCCCTTGGCGGCGCCGATCTCCCGCTGCAGGCGCAGCACCTCGGCGAGTTCGGGCCTGAGCCGAGCGAAGTCCGAATCCGCCCGGGCGGAGCGCCACGTCATCTCGCAGCGCGAGACCGCGCGGGAACTCGCCTCCACCAGATCCTGAGGCACGGCCGCCGCGTGCCGGTAGCTGCGCGCCATCTCCGCGAGATTCGCGCGCTGCTCCGGGGCCAGCACCTCCGTCCCAGCCTCGGCCAAGCGGTCGGCGACCGCCGGCCCGGTGAGGATCTCGTGCGCGAGCCCGCGCAGCACCGCGACCTGGTCGGCGCGACCCTCCGCCGCACCGTCCGGCATCTGCGTCTGCGCGTCCCATCCGAGGATGCCCGAGGCGCCGTTCAGCGCCGAGAGCCGGGCGAAGGTACGTTCCAGGGCGGCGTAGGCCGGTGCGTCGGCGTGCATCGTCTCTCCTGCGGTTGCCGTCGGGAGCCTCGAGCCGTTCCCGATCGCGCTGCAATCGGGAACGGCTCCAAGCTCTTGTTCTGACGCGCGCTCTTGCGCCAAACAGGTGTCCACTTCGGCGGAGAGCGCTCTAGCATCGCCCGTACCGCGCCGCACGTCCCGCCGCGGCGGGGGCCGATCCTGCGCTATCCTGCATGGACACGCCTATCGAGCCGAACTAAATGTGCGATTGCGCACGACGGATCACGCGGATCGGGCCCCGGCCGATGAACAGGATCGACCCCGGCATCGGAATCCACCGCCGCTACCTCCACGACGAGGTCGCCGAGCGGATGCGGGCGCTGATCCAGTCCGGCGAGATGGAGCCGCTGGCGCGCATCAACGAGAGCGAGCTGACCGAGCGCTTCGGCATCTCGCGCACCCCCTTGCGCGAGGCGATCAAGATCCTGGCGACCGAGGGGCTGCTGGAGCTGCTCCCGAACCGGGGCGCCCGGGTGGCCAGCATCTCGCCCGAGGAGATCGAGGAGATGCTGGAGGTGATCGCGGGCCTCGAGGCGACCGCGGCCGACCTCGCCTGCGCGGCGATCAGCGAGGCGGAGATCGCCGCGATCGAGGACGACCACCGCCAGATGGTGGAGGCGTGGCAGGCCCGCGATGCGGGACGCTACTACCCGCTCAACCGGCGCGTGCACGAGGCGATCATGGCCGCCGCCCGGAACGCCGTCCTCACCTCGATCTATCTCGGCCTGTCGGGCCGCATCCAGCGAACGCGCTACTCCGTCCACCAGACGGAGGAGGAATGGGCCCGGGCGGTCGAGGAGCATGCCCGCATGATCGCCCTGCTGCGCGCCCGCGATGGCGCCGGCCTCTCGGCGCTGATGCGCGCCCATATCCGCGGCCGAAAGGCCGTGCTCGCCGCGCGCGTCGGCGAGGCGGCAGCTGCCTGCTGAGCGCGTTTCCCAGACTCAGCGTCCGGTCCAGACCGGTGGGCGCTTGGCCAGGAACGCCTCCATCCCCTCGCGGAAGTCGGCGCTGAGATAGCAGGAGAGGATCAGGTCGTCGTCCGAACCCGCTGCCCCGCCGCCCTCCGCCAGCCGGCGCAGGCCCTCCTTGGTGGCCCGGAGCGTGAGCGGAGCATGGCCGGCCAGCAGCGTCGCGAGGGCGTCCGTGCGCGCCCGCAGGGCAGGCGCGTCCGTCACCACCTCGCCGACGAGGCCGATGCCGAGGGCCTCCTCGGCGCCGAGGAGCCGGGCGGTGAAGATCATGTCCTTCACCCGCGCCGGCCCGACGAGGGCCGCCAGGCGCTTCAGGTTGGCCACCGACAGGCAGTTGCCGAGCGTCCGGGCGATCGGGAAGCCCAGGCGCGCGTCGGCGGTGGCGATGCGCAAGTCGCAGGCCGCCGCGATCGCCGCGCCCCCGCCCGTGCAGGCGCCCGCGATCGCCGCGACCGTCGGCACCCGCACCCGCTCCAGGGTGCCGAGCACCCGGTCCATGAAGCGCTCGTAGGCGAGCGCGTCGTCGGCGGTGCGGACGTCGCGGAACTGGGCGATGTCGGTGCCGGCCGCGAAGGCCCTGTCCCCGGCGCCCGTGATGACCAGCACCTTCGCGGCCGGGTCGGCGGCGACCCGCTCGCACAGGGTGACGAGACCCTCGTACATCGCGAAGGTCAGGGCGTTGCGGGCCTGGGGCCGGTTCAGCACGATCCGGGCGATGCCGGCCTCGTCCTGCGAGAACAGGAGTTCGTCGGTCGGCTGGTCGGTCATCGGCGGGCTCGTCTCGGCGTTTCCTGAGCCCGGTCTGGCGCGGGCGGGCGGGCCGATCAAGCGCTCCGACAACGGAAACGGAGGCCCTTAAGGCCCCCGTCGGCAGGTGTGCCGTCCTGGCGGTCAGGCGGTCGCGGGCTTCAGCGCGGCGGCCGGGCTCCCGGTCGCGCCGGCCTCCAGCACCTTGCCGCGCGGGCCGACCCAGGTGCCGACCCACTTGCGCTGCCAGAGGAACAGGCAGCCGAGCACCACCAGGGTGAAGACCGCGTAGCCGACGAAGCCCGGCGCGAAGCCGCCCGTGTACTGCTTCGAGAGGCCCATCACGTTCGGCAGGATCGCGCCACCGAGCGCGCCCACCTCGCCGATCATCGAGCCAGCGACCGCGGTGTTGTTCGGCCAGCGCAGGGGCACGAGCTGGAACAGGGCGCCGTTGCCGGCCCCGAGCGCGGCGAAGCAGAGCATGAACAGGATCGTGGTCACAGCGAGCGAGGGCGCGGCGGTGAGCGCCAGGAACGAGCCGATCGCGGCCATCAGCACCACGGTCAGGACCAGGATGCCGCCCATCCGGTCGGCGAAGTAGCCGCCGAGGATGCGGATACCGGAGCCCATCAGCGCCGCCAGCATGGTGAGGCGTCCGGCCTCGACCTTCGTGACGCCGAAGCTCTCGTAGAAGAAGGTCGGCAGGAAGTTCGACAGGCCGATGAAGCCGCCGAAGGTGATGATGTAGATCAGCGAGAAGGCCCAGCCGTCCTTCGTGAACAGGCAGGAGACGTGCTCGCGGAAGGTCTGCTCGTGGTTGTCCGGCGGCTCCTTGGCCAGAACGATCATCACGGCGATCGGGATCAGCATCACGGCGCCCGCGAAGCCGTAGACCGCCTGCCAGCCATAGGCCTGGGCGAGCGGGGGTGCGAACAGCACGGCCAGCACCGTGCCGGAATTGCCGGCGCCCGCGATGCCCATGGCGAGCCCCTTGTGCTCCGGCGGGAACCAGCCCGAGCCCAGCGACAGCGCCACGCCGAACGAGGCGCCCGCGATGCCGAGCAGCACGCCCATCGCCAGCACGTCGTTGTAGGTCGCCAAGAAGAAGAAGCCGTAGATCATCGCGAGCACGATGACGCCCATCTCGGTGAGCGCGGCGTTCTTGCGGCCGATATACTGGGCTAGCACGCCTAGGGGAAAGCGCATGATCGCGCCCGCCAGGATCGGCAGAGAGATCATGAAGCCGGTCTGGGCCGGGGTGAGCCCGTAGGTCTCGGTGATGAACGGGCCCATCGCGCCGTTCAGCACCCAGACCGCGAAGCAGAAATCGAAGTACAGGAATGCGGCGAAGAGGGTCGGGGGATGCCCCGACTTCATCACGGTCTTGAAGCTGGCCATCTGCGGATGCTCGTCGGGTTCGTGGTGCGTCGCCGCGGGGCGATCGCACGATGCCGGTGGGGGCCGGACTCACACCGTCCGCTTGTCGGGGCGCCGTTGCCCCGGGGCGCCGCTCGGACGCGGCTGCGGGGTGCATTGCAGCAAGCGTGCCAACCCGCTGGCCGCCCGGTCCCGGGCCGCCTTCTGCCCTGTCCGGCGGCCGACCCGCTCCCCTCTGCCCACGGGCCTCCGGGCGTGCTGCCTCAGACGCGGGCAGCACGGAGCCCGGCGGCACTGGGGATGGCGCGGAACTGCGCAGCTCACGCGGCCGTGAAACACCTGTTGCGCGAAATCGACGGCGCGCCGCGCAGGGCTGACCCGCGCGGCTCTACAGGTTCCAGCCCGGTCTTGACTTTGCTAGAGCTTGGCCGATCGACCTTGGCCGTTCCGGGGGCAGCCGGCGCAGGGTCGCGCCGCGGCCCGCGCATGTCGGGCCGGGCACCATCCAGGGACGTCCTACGCTCGCACCATGTCGGATCTCAAGACCGGCCTCTCGCGCCGCTTCCTGCTCACCGGATCGGCGGCCGCCCTCGGCCTCGGCAGCCCGCTGCCCGCCCTCGCCCAGCGCGTCGGCCTCGTGCCCGCGGGCAGCGGCGGCTACGACGACGACCTGCTCTATCAGGACCAGAACGGCGCCTTCTACCGCCGCCGCAACGGCCGCTACGAGCCCTATACGGGCCGGGTCGAGTTCGGTCGCCCGGTGCTCGGCGACGAGGCGCCCCCGCCCGGCCGCGGGCCCGTGGCGGAGCCCGGACCGGGGCCGGCCCGGCAGCCCGGTCAGCCGCCCGCGCAGCGCAGCGTGGTCGAGCGCCCGGTCGATGACGGGCCGATCGATTACGCCCGCGCCTACGCGGCGATCACCGACGATCCCTTCCCGATCGCGGCCTTCAACTACAAGAAGATGAACCCGGTCTTCCTGCGCCAGGAGATCGCCTATGGCGGGCCCCACGAGCCGGGCACGATCGTGGTCGATCCGCGCGCGCGCCACCTCACGCTGGTGCAGTCGGGCGGGCGCGCCCGCCGCTACGGCGTGGGTGTCGGCAAGCAGGGCTTCTCGTGGTCGGGCATCGCCACGGTCAACTCCAAGCAGGCCTGGCCGGACTGGTACCCGCCCAAGGAGATGATCGCGCGCCGGCCCGACCTCGCCGCGCAGATCGACAAGCTGCAGAGCGGCCTCGGCGTCGCGGGCGGCCCGCGCAACCCGCTGGGCGCGCGCGCCATGTATCTCTGGCAGAACAACAAGGACACGCTCTACCGCATCCACGGCACCCTGGAGCCCTACTCGATCGGCCAGTCGGTCTCCTCGGGCTGCATCCGGATGATCAACCAGGACGCGATCGACCTCTACGGCCGGGTCGCGGTCGGTGCGAAGGTCGTCGTGCTGAGCTGAGCGCCCGCCCGGCGCCTCCGGCGGACGCGTGACCGGAGGGGGTCGGTTGGCGGAGGTCGACGCCCTGCTGGGGGCCATCGAGACGATCGATCCGGGCGCGATCGCGGGCTGGGCCTGCATGCGCCGCCCGGACGGCAGCGAGCGCCCGGCGATCCTCGAACTGCTGGCCGACGACGTGCTGGTCTTCCGCTTCGTCGCCAGCGCGGTCCGAGAGGACGTGCGGGCGCGTGGCGCCTGCGGTATCGCCCGGACCGGCTTCCGGCTGGACCACGCCTTCCCGGTCGGCACGAGGATCGCGCTGCAGAGCGCCGAGACCGGCGCCCGCTTGGGGACGCCGCGCCACGTGGCGCCGTCCCGGCCGCCGCGGATCGGGCTGATCGCGCCCGCCCGCGACGAGGCGCCGTTCCTGCTGGAATGGCTCGCCTATCACCGCACGCGCGGGATCGAGCGCTTCTTCATCGCGGACAATGGCGGCACCGACGCCACCTCCGACCTGCTCTGCCGGCTCGATCGGGCCGGCCTCGTCACCCGCTACGATTATCTCGGCCGCAGCTATTTCCAGACGGACTTCTACGCCGAGACGCTGGCGCGGCCGGAGGTGCGGGCGGCCTGCGACCTGCTGGCGGCGCTCGACTGCGACGAGTTCCTGGTGGCGACGAACGGCCGCCCGATCCCCGCGACCCTGGCGGAGCTGTTCGCCGACGACGCGGTGAGCGCGCTGGCGCTGAACTGGGCGAATTACGGCAGCGCGGGGCAGGAGGAGCACGATCCGGCCCGCCTCGTCTTGGAGCAGTACGACCGGCGCGCCGAGGAGCGGAACCCGCTCAACAACCACATCAAGTCGGTCTTCCGGCCGGAGCGGTTCCGCGGCTTCCGCGTGAACGTGCACGCGATCGACATGGATTACGGGCTCTACCGGGCCGCCTCGGGGGACGCGGCGGACTGGGACGTGGCCTACGCGGCGCGCGGGATCACGCGGGTGCCGGACTGGACCAATCTGCGGGTCAACCACTACTCTACGAAGAGCCGGAGCGCCTTCGT is from Methylobacterium radiodurans and encodes:
- a CDS encoding TonB-dependent siderophore receptor, encoding MADTGRGGRAGAAILLGGVAPLCLAAAQAQPVVSEVVLSELSVTGVGQGLGEVATGPVTGYRTGRSATATRTDTALRDVPQSIQVVPREVLVDQQDVRLADAIQNVSNVQPGGTIQGRSDTFLIRGFRTQTYAIDGVLLSQANTFNTTQRDLADVERIEVLKGPASVLYGRGDPGGLVNIVTRRPTLEPSGDLTLQGGSFGFARLQGSVSSALPAAEGLAARVSFAAQDDPTFRNFGDGRTNTRYFVAPAFTWTPAPDTRVEFLAEVTRQDSQYDEGLIARNGRVPRDDVARYYGTPNSRFNGESNFVTLRAEHDLNAAVTLRQVVNVQSGGFDAFAVRSTGLNAAGTQITRRSTATDTTFAAIDTQSELVAKFDVLGLRNTVLAGFEYTNGFRKAYSVQSTFSGTSFFDPVPRGTYGPFTFQNAIQQRTALYGFYLQDQIDLGAGLQLLVGARADFGSQFYISRASATQATPPDQELFGISPRVGLVYRPVEPLTLYASYTTSFKPQTDNVLGATNPPPETGVQYEVGARYDLIPSTLTVSAAAFRIDRQNVSAADPVNTGFSVITGAQRAEGVELDIAGEILPGWKIIGGLGFLDTRITRDTTFAIGNRLIGAPEFSASIWSTYQIQDGPWRGLGVGAGVTHVGNRFGDLNNSFTVGAYTRLDAALFYDFERYRFAINARNLTDARYVEQPFNQFNNLPGAPLTVLATITARM
- a CDS encoding metallophosphoesterase family protein, which codes for MSRFTFIHAADLHLGSPLSGLAARDPEIARRLAAAGRQAFEDLVSQVIAREAAFLVIAGDVYDGDWADNTIGLFFARQVARLDRAGIPVFLVRGNHDAESVITRAISLPPSVHTFPPTRADTARLDHLKVAIHGRSFPNRAVPENYALTYPAAVPGWFNIGLLHTSCTGHAAHETYAPCSVADLAGKAYGYWALGHIHEYAELARDPWIVFPGNLQGRSIRECGPKGAVSVTVEDGRVAALERIIVDRARFHRLAIDLAEAADEREAVARVEAALRPLAAETAGRLAAVRIHLSGETPAHDRLAADRDGLAAEIQAAAHRVHEDIWLERLKIETRRPRSALPAPAGLAAAIDPAGLLAEIDRDPDFRARARAALAEIAAKMPATLAPEEADLAAELDALCAEAEALVLGRLGGRSC
- a CDS encoding YhaN family protein, yielding MRILALDLERYGPFTDRTVRFREDARLHVVLGANEAGKSTALAAVTDLLFGIEERTRYAFRHDMPALRLGAEIRAADGRTLRFRRRKGRKNTLVDAADAGLPDDSLAPYLGGLTREVFCRAFGLDSASLRAGAAEMLDAEGELGASLFAAASGLRGYRALQGRLEEEAAGIFMPRAARDRTFYQALTRYEEARKAIRQGELRAGDWRDLNEEIAEAGTRLDAIHAERRRIAGEQARLARLKRVAPLIQAVDAAAEAAARDEAPDQPDLWTDSWTDALGARIAAEAAARAEAERAGAALARAEQDLAALPLDEGLLARAEAVLEAFRGIARHDKDAQDLPRIRAEADALAQNLAQLAARIGLPDAAALKLRQPSDAARTRVAGLVREGRALAAEIARLTRDAAEALPGSDAAAAPAIDPAPLRADLRGLAGLRAEVARRDEIDGTVRREAGLLWLQAGRLDPPVADLAALAQVPLPAPEAIARHRQAFEALERRRERAAERQETARQAAAGTRLRLRLREGAGPLPSPDALARLRAARDALIGAGPGDEAALRRCREAVAAADRAADDLVRDAARAAEQAADRIRLEAETEEMAAAERDLAAIAAARSEAESAWQAAWAPAGLSAAPPAEMAAWLAEVQTLLDALASVETQSIEQRRLAERVEAARRPLAALAARAGLDLLPGLDPGLMLARIEERVAALGEAWERAREAEGRARAAAEQAARRAADLAEARVRETVWREAWNLAVPAIGLDGAAGPDEADSALAAWAAVPAALAALEHQQRRIAGLSRDMEAYRAEADTLVAALGPDLAGLPATAAMKALHDRLGAAQERRARRTDLASRCREAAEALAAAEAARGAAASALADHLGERSEGPAEDPAALHARLTARRALRLELESRRADLARIADGVAEAELRADLSGTSPDAIEAALRGLALEEEALDQRGKAAFADRDRAERRRADLEGGTGAELALAQRKAAEAELAGEARRWAVLRLAGLLIGTAIGRQRAGQQDPLLARAGALFSGLTGGAFAGLAQDYDAGDEPRLTGRRASGELVPVDGLSEGTRDQLYLALRLAYLEDYAGRAEPAPFVGDDLFLTFDDARTAHGLEALAAIGGQVQPILFTHHRHVADLARARLGAAVDVLEL